A genomic window from Lactobacillus sp. ESL0677 includes:
- a CDS encoding PTS glucitol/sorbitol transporter subunit IIA — MKWISTITQIGKQAINPKDKMVILFGENVTKDLVDVSVIQKFSVQTPDSTFVFKNGDTITIDGQTYVAAFVGSMVESNMRALGHATLFLDQKKPKNPLANGIYLELDAKQTLPEFKVDDDIVYEHI; from the coding sequence ATGAAATGGATATCTACAATAACGCAAATTGGTAAACAAGCAATTAACCCGAAAGATAAAATGGTTATTTTGTTTGGTGAAAATGTTACTAAAGACTTAGTTGATGTATCGGTGATCCAAAAGTTTAGTGTGCAGACACCTGATAGTACATTCGTTTTTAAAAATGGTGATACCATTACAATTGATGGTCAAACCTATGTTGCTGCGTTTGTTGGCAGTATGGTTGAAAGTAACATGCGCGCCTTGGGTCATGCAACTTTATTTTTAGACCAGAAGAAGCCCAAGAACCCATTAGCCAATGGTATTTATCTTGAATTGGATGCTAAACAGACGCTGCCAGAATTCAAGGTAGATGATGACATTGTCTACGAACACATATAA
- a CDS encoding AI-2E family transporter has protein sequence MENQRKHLKRSIFEKWFLNNRFSIVLLNVLLFFLVIWLFNKISFVLNPARLFFSAILPPLLLAVIQYYIMNPLVDMLERKFKVPRVITIAGLFILVAVLLVWTVNTLLPIIQSQINSLVKHWPYIWHNATIVIQDKLSDPQFHSVKNNINDAITHAQNMLFKSSQTAVNAALDNISSAISIITIIFMTVVTAPFILFFMLKDGHQLRPYITEFAPKRWQESFSKLLYEINAALASYIRGQITVAFWVGIMFSIGYTIIGQPYAIALAVLSGVLNLIPYFGTFIAFIPALVIAIMISLPMLVKVLIVFAVEQTIESRVISPLVLGNKMAMHPVTTILLLIGASSVWGLWGVIFGIPIYAILKIIIMRVYNYYRKVSQVFAEDKNAALTTEAADKKEKITKK, from the coding sequence ATGGAAAATCAACGAAAACACTTAAAGCGCAGTATTTTTGAAAAATGGTTTTTAAATAATCGCTTTAGTATTGTGTTGCTTAATGTCTTATTGTTCTTCCTTGTGATTTGGTTGTTCAATAAGATTTCTTTTGTTTTAAATCCAGCACGGCTGTTTTTTAGTGCGATCTTGCCGCCGCTTTTACTAGCAGTAATTCAATATTACATTATGAATCCACTGGTAGATATGCTTGAGCGTAAGTTTAAAGTGCCACGAGTTATTACCATTGCTGGACTTTTTATCTTAGTAGCAGTGCTGCTTGTTTGGACTGTCAACACGCTTTTGCCGATTATTCAAAGTCAGATTAATTCGTTAGTTAAGCATTGGCCCTACATTTGGCATAATGCAACTATCGTTATCCAGGATAAGTTAAGTGATCCGCAATTTCATAGTGTTAAAAACAATATTAACGATGCTATCACGCATGCACAAAACATGTTATTTAAATCTAGCCAGACAGCAGTTAATGCAGCGCTGGATAATATTTCATCGGCAATTAGCATTATTACTATTATTTTCATGACAGTTGTCACAGCACCGTTTATCCTGTTCTTTATGCTAAAAGACGGCCACCAATTACGGCCATATATTACGGAATTTGCTCCCAAACGCTGGCAAGAAAGTTTTAGTAAATTATTATATGAAATCAATGCTGCCTTAGCTTCATATATTCGTGGTCAGATTACCGTTGCTTTTTGGGTTGGCATTATGTTTTCAATTGGCTACACTATTATTGGGCAGCCATACGCAATTGCACTGGCGGTTTTAAGTGGCGTTTTAAACTTGATTCCGTATTTTGGGACGTTTATCGCTTTTATCCCTGCTTTAGTAATTGCAATTATGATCTCGCTACCAATGCTAGTTAAAGTGCTTATTGTGTTTGCAGTTGAGCAGACGATTGAGTCACGGGTAATTAGTCCACTGGTCTTGGGTAATAAAATGGCAATGCATCCAGTGACCACGATTTTGCTCTTAATCGGTGCCAGCTCTGTTTGGGGTCTTTGGGGCGTGATTTTTGGGATTCCAATTTATGCAATCTTGAAAATTATTATCATGCGCGTGTACAATTATTACCGTAAGGTCTCGCAGGTTTTTGCGGAGGATAAGAATGCTGCTTTAACCACAGAAGCTGCAGATAAGAAAGAAAAAATAACAAAAAAATAG
- the trmL gene encoding tRNA (uridine(34)/cytosine(34)/5-carboxymethylaminomethyluridine(34)-2'-O)-methyltransferase TrmL gives MTNHVVLYEPLMPANTGNIARTCAGTNTVLDLIEPLGFQIDDKKMKRAGLDYWDKVDVRRHDDLEAFLKTLGPQDEMYLISKFSAKNYAEVDYTDPDKNYYFVFGKETTGLPETFMREYYDRNLRIPMSDNIRCYNLSNSVAMVLLEALRQQGFPNMETAHHYENDKLKDDYNRPERYERNLGEE, from the coding sequence ATGACGAATCACGTTGTGTTGTATGAACCGTTGATGCCAGCTAATACTGGTAATATTGCTCGGACTTGTGCGGGGACAAATACGGTGTTAGATTTAATTGAGCCGTTGGGCTTTCAGATTGACGATAAAAAGATGAAGCGTGCAGGACTTGATTATTGGGATAAGGTAGATGTTCGGCGCCATGATGACCTTGAAGCATTTTTAAAAACACTAGGTCCGCAAGACGAGATGTACTTAATTTCGAAGTTTTCAGCGAAGAATTATGCCGAGGTTGATTATACTGATCCGGATAAAAATTATTACTTTGTTTTTGGAAAAGAAACAACTGGGTTGCCTGAGACCTTCATGCGCGAGTACTATGACCGCAATTTGCGCATTCCAATGTCGGACAATATTCGCTGCTATAACCTATCTAACTCTGTAGCGATGGTCTTACTTGAAGCACTGCGCCAGCAAGGCTTTCCGAATATGGAGACAGCTCATCATTACGAAAATGATAAGTTGAAGGATGATTATAACCGTCCTGAGCGTTACGAAAGAAATTTAGGAGAAGAATAA
- a CDS encoding DUF1149 family protein, with protein MDFVKETPVMVKNFHYDINEEPETKDQVNFGLKKVERQNDDGTTDAGKDGSYFDVTVIFDVAPAPGEFSVSGMISQIVQIKDYFGDGSDLDKTDYKLLSRPLVEYIETLTYEVTQITLDQPVNLNFQANF; from the coding sequence ATGGATTTTGTTAAGGAAACACCAGTAATGGTTAAGAACTTTCACTATGACATTAATGAAGAACCAGAAACAAAGGATCAAGTTAATTTTGGCCTGAAAAAGGTTGAAAGACAAAATGATGACGGGACAACTGATGCTGGTAAAGATGGCAGTTATTTTGATGTGACAGTTATTTTTGATGTTGCGCCAGCACCCGGCGAATTTTCTGTAAGTGGGATGATTAGTCAAATTGTTCAAATTAAGGATTATTTTGGTGATGGCAGCGATCTTGATAAGACCGACTATAAGCTGCTCAGTCGCCCGTTAGTTGAGTATATTGAAACTTTAACTTATGAAGTTACGCAAATTACCCTGGATCAACCGGTTAATTTGAACTTCCAAGCTAACTTTTAG
- a CDS encoding DNA translocase FtsK: MPKKRRKPTKKRKKAQNTGITWSVIGLIQLIIAVWTFVKFGILGKQIANCFRLFFGDSYLLAAGLFGLFGLVMLIYNKPMHFKFKRSYGLFLAILGILVIQSSIYFEHELVNNAFMNVFWHEISAEFGRAAITVPVGGGIIGALCYQLFYQLLGHLGLRVIAVLLVPVGLLMFFDVKFRTIIKRFQSVSQLFIVKNQQAGTKIKDKYAVLREKQLQKREEQQARDLNDPLNSESAIFPNVNDFTVEKDETEEPPAQEDPSETEQFQSSTTEDEPQIQIAGQEVSKSSEPEAIEPQAKPTTDKQEESSLPKSHSFADEDKKMLQELADVDHGELKTQQKTNPQYRKPPLSLLNPVKNTDQSSDKALIRQNTQTLQTTFKSFGVNVIIKKAILGPTITRYEVQPAVGVKVSRIVNLADDLALALAAKDIRIEAPIPGKPFIGIEVPNRTTSVVAFKDVMQHQDAKAQQEPMVVPLGKDVTGQTISANLAKMPHLLIAGSTGSGKSVAINTILTSILMKAMPDQVKLILIDPKMVELSVYNGVPHLLIPVVTDAKLAANALSKAVKEMERRYKLFAASGARNMGEFNEKVRLNNQDKSKPAMKPLPYILVVVDELSDLMMVGGHDVEGAIVRLGQMARAAGIHMILATQRPSVDVITGLIKANVPSRISFAVSSGVDSRTILDQTGAEKLLGRGDMLYMPVGASKPERIQGAYVSSSEVEKVILWVKEQQKPVYDEEMIPQQGSDNATDDDEPEDEFYNQAVDLVRRQQTASVSMLQRRFRIGYNRAARIVDEMEAKGVVGPSEGSKPRQVLLPPEETAEK; encoded by the coding sequence ATGCCTAAGAAAAGGAGAAAACCAACTAAAAAACGTAAGAAGGCGCAAAATACAGGGATAACTTGGTCGGTTATTGGTCTTATTCAGCTTATTATTGCAGTTTGGACATTTGTAAAATTTGGTATTTTGGGTAAACAAATTGCCAATTGTTTTCGTTTGTTTTTTGGCGATTCATATTTACTAGCAGCAGGTTTATTTGGCCTGTTTGGTTTGGTAATGCTGATTTATAACAAGCCGATGCACTTTAAATTCAAGCGCAGTTACGGTTTGTTTTTGGCAATTTTAGGAATACTAGTAATTCAGAGTAGCATTTATTTTGAGCATGAGTTGGTTAATAATGCTTTTATGAATGTTTTTTGGCATGAGATTTCTGCCGAATTTGGTCGAGCAGCGATAACCGTGCCAGTTGGCGGTGGGATTATCGGTGCTCTCTGCTATCAATTATTTTATCAGTTGCTTGGTCATCTTGGCTTACGCGTAATCGCAGTTTTGTTGGTTCCGGTTGGGCTGTTAATGTTTTTTGATGTTAAATTTAGAACGATTATTAAGAGATTTCAATCCGTCAGTCAGCTTTTTATAGTTAAAAACCAACAAGCAGGGACCAAAATTAAAGACAAGTATGCGGTGTTGCGTGAGAAGCAATTACAAAAACGCGAAGAGCAGCAAGCGCGGGATTTGAATGATCCGCTAAACTCGGAATCAGCGATTTTTCCTAATGTTAATGACTTTACGGTTGAAAAAGATGAAACTGAAGAGCCACCTGCACAAGAGGACCCATCTGAAACAGAGCAATTCCAATCTTCAACTACTGAGGATGAACCGCAAATTCAAATTGCCGGTCAGGAAGTCTCTAAGTCAAGTGAGCCAGAAGCTATTGAACCACAGGCAAAACCAACAACTGATAAACAAGAAGAATCAAGTTTACCAAAGTCACATTCGTTTGCTGATGAAGACAAAAAAATGCTGCAGGAGTTAGCAGATGTCGACCACGGTGAATTGAAAACGCAGCAGAAGACTAACCCTCAATATCGTAAACCGCCACTATCACTGCTTAATCCAGTCAAAAATACTGACCAAAGTTCGGATAAGGCGTTAATTCGGCAAAATACACAAACGTTGCAAACAACTTTTAAGAGTTTTGGTGTCAATGTCATCATCAAGAAGGCAATTTTGGGGCCAACAATTACGCGTTACGAAGTTCAACCTGCCGTTGGTGTTAAGGTTAGCAGAATTGTCAACTTGGCCGATGACTTGGCGCTAGCGTTAGCTGCCAAGGACATTAGAATCGAAGCGCCAATTCCGGGTAAACCGTTCATCGGCATTGAGGTGCCTAACCGAACGACCTCAGTTGTTGCCTTTAAGGATGTCATGCAGCATCAAGATGCCAAGGCGCAACAAGAACCAATGGTTGTGCCTCTAGGCAAGGATGTAACGGGTCAAACAATTTCAGCTAATTTAGCTAAAATGCCGCACTTGTTAATTGCTGGTTCGACTGGTTCTGGTAAGTCCGTGGCGATTAACACGATTTTAACCAGTATTTTAATGAAGGCAATGCCTGATCAAGTTAAATTGATTTTAATTGATCCTAAGATGGTTGAGTTGTCAGTCTATAATGGCGTACCGCACTTGTTAATTCCGGTTGTAACTGATGCCAAGTTAGCTGCCAATGCATTAAGCAAGGCCGTTAAGGAAATGGAGCGGCGTTATAAATTATTTGCGGCTAGTGGTGCCCGCAACATGGGTGAATTTAACGAAAAAGTTCGTCTAAACAATCAAGATAAGTCAAAACCGGCAATGAAGCCATTACCTTATATTTTGGTTGTGGTTGACGAATTAAGTGACTTGATGATGGTTGGTGGTCATGATGTGGAAGGTGCAATTGTCCGTTTGGGGCAAATGGCGCGTGCAGCCGGAATTCACATGATTTTGGCAACGCAAAGACCGAGTGTTGACGTGATTACAGGTTTAATTAAGGCCAATGTACCATCGCGAATTTCATTTGCTGTCTCCAGTGGGGTTGATTCACGAACAATTTTAGATCAAACTGGAGCTGAAAAATTGCTGGGACGTGGAGATATGCTATATATGCCTGTAGGTGCGTCAAAGCCCGAACGAATTCAGGGTGCCTATGTGTCTTCCAGTGAAGTTGAAAAAGTAATCTTATGGGTTAAAGAGCAGCAGAAGCCTGTATATGATGAAGAAATGATTCCGCAACAGGGCAGCGATAATGCGACAGATGACGATGAGCCGGAAGATGAATTCTATAATCAGGCAGTCGACTTAGTTAGACGCCAGCAGACTGCTAGTGTTTCAATGTTGCAACGCCGCTTTAGAATTGGTTATAATCGAGCTGCAAGAATTGTGGACGAGATGGAAGCAAAAGGTGTCGTTGGTCCTTCAGAAGGATCAAAGCCGCGCCAAGTCTTGCTGCCACCTGAAGAAACTGCTGAAAAATAA
- a CDS encoding SDR family NAD(P)-dependent oxidoreductase, with protein MQRAIVFGATGGIGQAICADLAQDGWSLYVHCSQNWQAACELSENLAKQFPQQDFIPIKLSFLVDNNDLQTFVQGLLPINAVVFAQGITDYNFVSGQNLSKIDQVMMVNLTVPIKLTGLLEPLLIKNDFSRIVYLGSVYGGQGSAMEAVYSSSKAGLTRFAQSYAREVASANLTVNVIAPGAVNTPMNAMFAPETMEEVKGEIPAGRLAEGSDISFWVKNLLNLRSGYLTGQTIYVSGGWLL; from the coding sequence ATGCAGCGAGCAATTGTTTTTGGTGCTACTGGTGGAATAGGACAGGCTATTTGTGCGGATTTGGCACAAGATGGTTGGTCGCTTTATGTTCATTGCAGTCAAAATTGGCAAGCTGCTTGTGAGTTAAGCGAAAACTTAGCCAAGCAGTTTCCCCAACAAGATTTTATTCCAATTAAACTTAGTTTTTTAGTTGATAATAATGATTTACAAACCTTTGTTCAGGGATTATTGCCGATTAATGCGGTTGTTTTTGCGCAGGGCATTACCGATTATAATTTTGTCAGCGGGCAAAATCTATCTAAGATTGATCAAGTTATGATGGTTAATCTGACAGTACCAATTAAATTAACTGGCTTGCTTGAGCCGCTGTTAATTAAGAATGATTTTAGTCGAATTGTATATCTGGGTTCGGTTTATGGTGGTCAAGGTAGTGCAATGGAAGCTGTTTATAGTAGTTCAAAGGCGGGGCTAACCCGCTTTGCTCAAAGCTATGCGCGTGAAGTCGCGTCGGCTAATTTGACAGTTAATGTCATTGCTCCTGGTGCGGTTAACACGCCGATGAACGCGATGTTTGCACCGGAAACGATGGAAGAGGTCAAGGGTGAAATTCCTGCTGGTCGGCTTGCCGAGGGCAGCGATATTTCATTCTGGGTCAAGAATTTGCTCAATCTTCGCTCTGGCTATTTAACAGGTCAGACGATTTATGTCAGCGGCGGCTGGCTTTTGTAA
- a CDS encoding RodZ family helix-turn-helix domain-containing protein: protein MADIGDKLRSAREAKGLSIADIEKATKIQGRYLTAIEQNDFDKLPGDFYVRAFIRQYAQIVGLDGKQLLSEYHQEVPVAQPDEYVEDSIDNKSEEVRKTTSNKKKLWKNYLPRIIVGLGVIVVILVCYVVYAHFSASHNQGTNPDSGVSISSENTNKPKKKKPIAVNPVKIKELAANQFQITGLKKNRNLVVRAGDQSITVTISFNGVRQASQTLAAGQKQTIAIPTNAQNVGVNLSNASGTKVTVGGKKVPYNDQNGYLSLTLLIGKQRSQTTSQSNSTNDYRSNTNNGTNSTNSGQSTHNSNKQAAHNNSTDNSSQHNQTTQNNGQSNNQTNTNNGNQSGSSTHSSTTNNGR from the coding sequence ATGGCAGATATCGGAGATAAATTACGCAGTGCCAGAGAGGCAAAGGGACTTTCAATTGCAGATATTGAAAAAGCAACCAAAATTCAAGGTAGATATCTGACGGCAATTGAACAAAATGATTTTGATAAACTTCCCGGGGACTTTTATGTGCGAGCTTTTATTAGACAATATGCCCAGATTGTCGGCTTAGATGGCAAGCAGCTGCTCAGTGAATACCATCAAGAAGTTCCTGTTGCCCAACCAGATGAGTATGTTGAGGATTCGATTGATAACAAGAGTGAGGAAGTTCGCAAGACAACCAGCAACAAAAAGAAATTATGGAAGAACTACCTCCCACGGATTATTGTGGGTCTGGGAGTGATTGTTGTGATTTTGGTTTGCTACGTGGTCTATGCTCACTTTTCAGCAAGTCATAATCAGGGTACTAATCCAGATAGTGGTGTTTCAATTTCTTCAGAAAATACTAATAAGCCTAAGAAAAAGAAGCCAATTGCAGTTAATCCAGTTAAGATTAAGGAGTTAGCTGCTAATCAATTCCAAATTACTGGCTTGAAGAAAAATCGTAATTTAGTTGTGCGTGCTGGCGATCAAAGCATTACTGTCACTATTTCATTTAATGGTGTTAGACAAGCATCACAAACCTTGGCAGCTGGTCAAAAGCAAACGATTGCCATTCCGACTAATGCTCAAAACGTTGGTGTTAACTTGAGTAATGCTTCAGGCACTAAGGTAACAGTTGGCGGTAAAAAAGTACCATATAACGACCAAAATGGCTATTTGAGTTTAACTTTATTGATTGGTAAACAGCGCAGTCAGACTACAAGTCAGTCAAATTCAACCAATGATTATCGGTCAAATACCAATAACGGCACTAATAGTACCAATTCTGGTCAGTCTACTCATAATTCAAATAAGCAGGCAGCTCATAACAATAGTACTGACAATAGTTCACAACATAATCAAACTACCCAAAATAATGGTCAGAGCAATAACCAGACTAATACTAATAATGGTAACCAGTCTGGAAGTTCAACTCACTCTTCAACCACTAATAATGGCAGATAA
- the pgsA gene encoding CDP-diacylglycerol--glycerol-3-phosphate 3-phosphatidyltransferase, whose translation MNLPNKLTVFRIFLIPVFVLIVMFGGNASTQVGGSTVYWRLVIAAVVFAVASATDWFDGHIARSRNMVTNFGKFADPLADKMLTMTAFIMLVELKLAPAWVVVIIVCRELAVTGLRLILAENKGQVMAAAMPGKIKTTCQMLSVIFLLIGNFYYIGTVLLYLALIFTIYSGWDYFHSSWDVFKGSM comes from the coding sequence ATGAATTTACCCAATAAATTAACTGTTTTTAGAATATTTTTAATTCCGGTATTTGTGTTAATCGTCATGTTTGGCGGCAATGCAAGTACACAAGTTGGTGGCAGTACCGTATATTGGCGGTTAGTAATTGCTGCAGTTGTCTTTGCAGTTGCTTCTGCAACGGACTGGTTTGATGGACACATTGCGCGGTCACGCAATATGGTAACTAACTTTGGTAAATTTGCCGACCCATTAGCTGATAAAATGTTAACAATGACTGCCTTCATTATGCTGGTTGAATTAAAATTGGCACCAGCTTGGGTGGTTGTAATTATTGTTTGTCGTGAGCTTGCAGTCACTGGTTTGCGGTTGATTCTAGCAGAAAACAAGGGTCAAGTAATGGCTGCAGCAATGCCTGGTAAGATTAAAACAACTTGTCAAATGCTGTCTGTTATTTTCTTACTGATTGGTAATTTTTACTACATTGGGACAGTTTTATTGTACCTCGCATTAATCTTTACGATCTACTCTGGCTGGGATTACTTCCACAGTTCATGGGATGTTTTCAAGGGTTCAATGTAA
- a CDS encoding ABC transporter ATP-binding protein, protein MSKKIPMVEFRNVSKVYSKSEKPAVENISFTIEKGEFCCLIGTSGSGKTTLMRMINRMNSVTKGEVFVEGKNVKSFNPVNLRRHIGYVIQNNGLMPHMTIRQNIVLVPKLLKWPKEKLDKEAEELIAMAELPKDYLDRYPKELSGGQQQRIGVVRALAADQSLILMDEPFGALDPITRESLQNLVQHLQTKLGKTIVFVTHDMDEALKLATKIVVLHNGQLIQVGTPDEILHHPANDFVKTLIGEERLAAAKYETVQVKNVMLTDPVQINLGATLSQALTMMKEHHVDTLLVVDDENHLKGYISIDALQRKYQSLTSVSDILQQVAYTVGPEEYLRDNFSRILSRNGRYIPVVDSEQKLVGIVTRSSLVNVVYESIWGGKSTNSQLAKEAK, encoded by the coding sequence ATGAGTAAAAAAATTCCAATGGTTGAATTTAGAAATGTCTCGAAAGTCTACTCTAAGAGCGAAAAGCCGGCTGTTGAGAATATTAGTTTCACAATTGAAAAAGGTGAATTTTGCTGTTTAATTGGCACTTCCGGTTCAGGCAAGACAACATTAATGCGAATGATTAACCGGATGAATAGTGTGACTAAAGGCGAAGTTTTTGTAGAAGGTAAAAATGTTAAGTCATTTAATCCCGTGAATCTCCGGCGTCATATTGGCTATGTTATTCAAAATAATGGCTTAATGCCACACATGACAATTCGTCAAAATATTGTTTTGGTCCCCAAATTGTTGAAGTGGCCAAAAGAAAAATTGGATAAGGAAGCAGAAGAATTAATTGCGATGGCAGAATTACCCAAAGATTATTTGGATCGCTATCCTAAAGAATTATCTGGCGGACAACAACAACGAATTGGTGTCGTGCGGGCTCTTGCAGCGGACCAAAGTTTGATTTTAATGGATGAACCGTTTGGTGCTCTAGATCCAATTACACGTGAAAGTTTACAAAATTTGGTGCAACATTTACAAACTAAGTTAGGCAAAACAATCGTGTTTGTTACTCACGACATGGATGAGGCACTAAAATTAGCAACAAAGATTGTTGTTTTGCATAATGGTCAGTTAATTCAGGTGGGGACGCCGGATGAAATATTGCATCACCCCGCTAATGATTTTGTAAAGACTCTAATTGGCGAGGAGCGTTTAGCAGCCGCCAAGTATGAAACGGTACAGGTTAAAAACGTAATGTTGACTGATCCGGTTCAGATTAATCTTGGTGCGACACTATCACAAGCCTTAACCATGATGAAAGAGCATCATGTTGATACCTTGCTAGTAGTTGATGATGAAAATCACTTAAAGGGCTACATTTCAATTGATGCGTTGCAGCGTAAATATCAATCGTTGACTAGCGTCAGTGATATTTTGCAACAGGTAGCTTATACTGTCGGACCCGAAGAATATTTGCGTGACAATTTTAGTCGTATTCTAAGTCGTAATGGTCGATACATTCCAGTGGTTGATTCTGAACAAAAATTAGTCGGCATTGTTACGCGGTCGAGTTTAGTCAATGTTGTTTATGAATCAATCTGGGGCGGTAAATCAACTAATAGTCAATTAGCAAAAGAGGCGAAGTAA
- a CDS encoding ABC transporter permease produces MSAFFAQHGSELIVKTWQQIYISAIALALGILVAVPLSVILLKFPRTAKVVVAFASMLQTIPALALLAIMIPFFGIGQVPAIIALFLYSLMPILRNTYVGLTGVNQDTIDSARGLGMTQLQLITKVDLPLAMPVIMAGIRLSAIYVIAWATLASYIGAGGLGDFIFNGLSLYQPSLILGGTIPVIILALLTDYLLGKLEKRLTPKGI; encoded by the coding sequence ATGTCAGCCTTTTTTGCACAACATGGTTCAGAGTTAATTGTTAAAACTTGGCAGCAGATTTATATCTCAGCAATTGCCTTGGCACTGGGAATTTTAGTTGCAGTGCCGCTGAGTGTTATTTTGTTAAAATTTCCCCGAACAGCTAAAGTCGTCGTTGCCTTTGCCAGCATGTTACAGACAATTCCCGCACTAGCACTACTCGCGATTATGATTCCCTTTTTCGGAATTGGTCAAGTGCCAGCAATAATTGCGTTATTTTTATATAGCTTAATGCCGATTTTACGTAACACTTATGTTGGCTTAACAGGAGTAAATCAGGATACAATTGATTCAGCGCGTGGTCTGGGCATGACGCAGCTGCAATTAATCACGAAAGTTGACTTGCCACTAGCAATGCCAGTAATTATGGCCGGAATCAGATTATCGGCAATTTATGTGATTGCCTGGGCGACGCTGGCTTCCTACATTGGAGCCGGCGGTTTAGGTGACTTCATTTTCAACGGGTTAAGCCTCTACCAACCGAGTTTGATTTTGGGTGGCACGATTCCTGTAATTATTTTAGCGTTATTAACTGATTACCTTTTAGGTAAACTGGAAAAAAGATTAACGCCAAAGGGAATATAG
- a CDS encoding glycine betaine ABC transporter substrate-binding protein: MKKQVKKFFLIVNILIVTVAISACGLPGLSDSQGSSQNIRITALTTTESQIVANIIAQLIEHETPYKATIVNNLGSAPMQHQALYRHDADIQAAAYDGGELTANLLMAPIKDSKRANDTVRREVKKWWDQTYLHTYGFANNYAFMVNRKEQKQDHLYNISDLKKYQNKFSVGVASEWVNAPGVGYSNFQTAYGITFSKLHPMNIGLVYSALKSGKMNVILGYSTDGRIDSYHLNLLKDNKHFFPPYNCGMLINNYVLREHPELKPLLMRLVGHINVHEIRAMNYQVDDHLLEPATVAHQFLVKHHYFKEAQ, translated from the coding sequence ATGAAAAAACAAGTCAAAAAATTCTTTCTAATTGTTAATATTTTAATTGTAACTGTTGCTATAAGCGCGTGTGGCTTGCCCGGATTGTCAGACAGTCAGGGCAGCAGCCAAAATATTCGCATCACAGCTTTGACGACAACAGAATCACAAATAGTAGCGAATATTATTGCGCAACTGATTGAGCATGAAACGCCATACAAAGCAACTATCGTGAATAATTTAGGCTCGGCACCAATGCAGCATCAGGCGTTATATCGCCATGACGCCGATATTCAGGCTGCAGCTTATGACGGTGGAGAGCTAACCGCCAATCTTTTAATGGCACCGATTAAAGACTCTAAAAGAGCAAATGACACGGTTCGTCGTGAAGTTAAAAAGTGGTGGGATCAGACATATTTACATACATATGGTTTTGCTAATAATTATGCTTTTATGGTTAATCGAAAAGAGCAAAAGCAAGATCATCTTTACAATATTTCTGACTTAAAAAAATATCAGAACAAGTTTTCTGTTGGAGTTGCGTCAGAGTGGGTTAATGCACCAGGAGTTGGCTATTCTAACTTCCAGACAGCTTACGGCATTACTTTTAGCAAGTTGCATCCGATGAACATTGGACTGGTATATTCGGCACTTAAAAGTGGCAAAATGAATGTTATCCTTGGTTATTCAACCGATGGGCGAATTGATAGCTATCACTTGAATTTGCTTAAGGATAACAAGCACTTTTTCCCACCGTATAATTGTGGAATGTTGATTAATAATTATGTTTTACGCGAACATCCAGAGTTAAAGCCATTATTGATGCGACTGGTTGGTCATATTAATGTTCATGAAATTCGGGCGATGAATTACCAAGTTGATGATCATTTGCTTGAGCCCGCAACGGTTGCTCATCAGTTTTTAGTTAAGCATCATTACTTTAAGGAGGCGCAATAA